The following proteins come from a genomic window of Anopheles ziemanni chromosome 3, idAnoZiCoDA_A2_x.2, whole genome shotgun sequence:
- the LOC131286472 gene encoding protein RCC2 homolog, with product MSSKRKPDGTKKAVKKRKNSESNYDSDLSDEYPRAGETSAREMVVEELRPMEKLPEELLGAYDKGPGKLLIAGMVSWEMTGKRDSKGVTKIRPNLYTFHRFTGETYRSMASFCSAAHSVLIDVNWKAWTFGRNQLSQLGHGDTTMYEKPTQVADLADFNVIQAACGRNHTLFLTDTGTVYACGDNKSGQCGVGNKLPTITSPTRISYNGPPIIKVGCGAEFSVILDIKGNLHTFGLPEYGQLGHNTDGRYFVNSTKMSFHFETQPRKVLVYMEKNKEGHVLPIENVNIIDFACGNNHTVAIDSKNRAYSWGFGGIGRLGHAEQKDEMVPRLIKFFDTQNRKVMRVFCGSSYSLAISDIGSLYLFGQNKKTGEANMYPKPVQDLAGWNITSIGTGYTSIVISADDSLIAWGASPTYGELGLGDLQKSSSTPKEVTRMEGMKVPMIALGYSHSLLLVNTEHEKTKEKYDNLPEFVV from the exons ATGTCATCCAAAAGAAAGCCGGACGGAACTAAGAAAGCGGTGAAAAAGCGCAAAAACTCCGAATCCAACTACGACTCGGACCTCAGCGATGAGTATCCGCGGGCAGGTGAAACTTCCGCCAGGGAGATGGTGGTGGAAGAGCTTCGCCCAATGGAGAAGCTGCCAGAAGAGCTGCTTGGTGCGTACGACAAGGGTCCCGGCAAGCTGCTCATCGCCGGAATGGTGTCCTGGGAGATGACCGGCAAGCGCGACTCGAAGGGCGTCACAAAGATTCGCCCGAACCTGTACACATTTCACAGATTCACCGGTGAAACG TACCGTTCGATGGCGAGTTTCTGCTCTGCAGCTCATTCCGTTCTGATCGACGTCAATTGGAAGGCCTGGACCTTCG GACGCAACCAGCTGAGCCAGCTTGGTCACGGGGACACAACAATGTACGAAAAGCCAACGCAGGTGGCTGATTTGGCCGACTTCAACGTCATCCAGGCAGCGTGCGGCCGTAACCATACGCTCTTCCTTACCGACACCGGTACTGTGTACGCCTGCGGGGACAACAAGAGCGGCCAGTGCGGCGTGGGTAACAAGCTGCCGACGATAACATCGCCAACTCGAATCAGCTACAACGGACCGCCAATCATCAAGGTGGGATGTGGTGCGGAGTTTTCCGTGATTCTCGATATAAAGGGAAATTTGCACACCTTCGGCCTGCCCGAGTACGGCCAGTTGGGGCACAACACGGACGGGCGGTACTTCGTCAACTCCACCAAGATGTCGTTTCATTTCGAGACGCAACCTCGCAAGGTGTTGGTTTACATGGAGAAAAACAAGGAAGGCCATGTGCTACCGATCGAGAATGTCAACATCATCGACTTTGCTTGCGGCAACAATCATACT GTGGCCATCGATTCCAAAAATCGTGCGTACAGTTGGGGCTTTGGTGGCATCGGCCGCTTAGGCCATGCGGAGCAAAAGGATGAGATGGTCCCGAG ACTGATTAAATTCTTCGACACGCAAAACCGCAAAGTAATGCGCGTTTTCTGCGGATCGTCGTACAGTTTGGCAATCTCCGACATTGGCTCGCTGTATTTGTTTgggcagaacaaaaaaacaggcgAGGCAAACATGTATCCGAAACCGGTCCAGGATCTGGCCGGTTGGAACATTACCAGTATTGGCACGGGTTACACATCGATCGTCATATCGGCTGACGATTCGCTGATTGCCTGGGGCGCATCACCCACCTATGGTGAACTG GGGTTGGGAGATTTacaaaaatcatcatcaacaccgAAGGAGGTCACACGAATGGAGGGCATGAAAGTCCCAATGATAGCGCTCGGCTACTCCCACTCGTTGTTGCTCGTCAACACGGAGCACGAAAAGACAAAGGAAAAGTACGACAATCTGCCCGAGTTCGTCGTCTAA